DNA sequence from the Actinomycetota bacterium genome:
CCGAGTGGCCGACGATCACGTACGAGCACTTCACGGCGACCAGCATGGGCGGGCTGACCTCGCCGGTGAACGCGCCCTTGTCCTCGTGGTGGACGTTCTGCGCCCCCAGCCCGTAGGGGAGGCGGTCGCTGTCGATGAGCGTCTGCACCGAGCGAAGCGCCGTGAACGGCGGGCAGATCACCACCTCGACCGCTTCGGCATCCTCGGAGGACAGGAGGTAGGACAGCTTCTGGACGTCCTGGATGGCCTCCAGGTGCGTCTTGTGCATCTTCCAGTTGGCCGCGATGATCGGGCGCCTTGCGGGCATGTCAGCCTCGCTCCAGCACGCGGATGCCGGGAAGCTCCCGGCCCTCCAGGAACTCCAGGGAGGCGCCCCCGCCCGTCGAGAGGTGGCCGAAGGAGGCCTCCAGGCCCAGGCGCTTCACCGCCAGGAGGCTGTCGCCGCCGCCCACCACGGTGAACGCCTTGGCGCCGGCCACGGCACGAGCCACGCCCCGGGTGCCGGCGGAGAACGGCTCCAGCTCGAACACCCCCATCGGACCGTTCCACAGGATGGTCCGGGCGTCGGCCAGGGTCCGGGCGAACTCCTCCACCGTCCGAGGCCCGATGTCCAGGCCGAGCTGATCGCGCGGCATGGCGTCGACCCCCACGGTCTGCCGGGACGCGTCGGCCCTGGCCTCGGGCGCGACCACCACGTCCTCCGGCAGCTGGATCAGCGCGCCTCGCTCGCCGGCCAGCTTGCGGGCCCGCCGGACGTCGTCGAAGCGGTCCGGCTCCACCAGCGACCTCCCCACCTGCACACCGTCCGCGGCCAGGAACGTGAACGCCATGGCCCCGCCGACCAGCAGCGCGTCGACCCGGTCCACCAGCGACGCGATGGCACCGAGCTTGTCCGACACCTTGGCCCCCCCGAGGACGGCCACGTACGGCTCCTCCGGCCCTTCCAGGAGCTTCGACAGCACCTCGACCTCCCGCTGGAGGAGCCGGCCAGCCGCCGAGGGAAGCAGCTCGGCCAGGGCCACCACGGACGCGTGGGCTCGGTGGGCCGCCCCGAAGGCGTCGTCGACGTAGAGGTCGGCCAGGCCGGCCAGCTCCCCGGCGAACCCGGCGTCGTTCTGCTCCTCGCGCGGATCGAAGCGGAGGTTCTCCAGGAGCACGACCTCCCCCGCCTCGACGTGGCCGCACACCGACTGGGCTTCCTCGCCCACCACGTCGCCCACGGCGGCGACCTCGCGCCCGAGCAGCTCGGCCAGGCGGTCCCCCACCGGGGCCAGGCGGAGCTCCTCCTGGACCTGCCCCTTCGGCCGGCCGAGATGCGACGCCAGCACCAGCGACGCGCCGCGGTCCAGGAGCTCGTTCAGGGTGGGCAGCGTGGAGCGGATGCGGAGGTCGTCCGCGACCCGGCCTCCGTCCAGCGGCACGTTGAAGTCGGCCCGGACGAAGACGCGCTTGCCGGCGACGTCCGGCAGGTCGTCGAGGGTCCGGAGCCTCACAGGCGCCCGGCGACCATCGAGACCAGGTCGACCAGCCGGTTGGAGTAGCCCCACTCGTTGTCGTACCAGCCGATGACCTTCACCAGGTTCCCGACGACCATGGTCAGCTCGGAGTCGAAGGTGCAGGAGGCCGAGGTTCCCACGATGTCCGACGACACGATGGGGTCCTCGGTGTACACCAGGATGCCGCGCAGGCGGTCGGTCTCGGACGCCGCCTTGAACGCGGCGTTCAGCTCGTCGACCGTCACGTCGCGGCTCAGCACGCACACCAGGTCGGTGACGGAGCCGTCCGGCACCGGCACTCGCATGGCCTGTCCGTCCATCTTTCCCCTGAGCTGGGGAAGGACCAGCGAGGAGGCCTTGGCCGCTCCGGTCGAGGCGGGGACGATGTTG
Encoded proteins:
- a CDS encoding phosphoglycerate kinase, translated to MRLRTLDDLPDVAGKRVFVRADFNVPLDGGRVADDLRIRSTLPTLNELLDRGASLVLASHLGRPKGQVQEELRLAPVGDRLAELLGREVAAVGDVVGEEAQSVCGHVEAGEVVLLENLRFDPREEQNDAGFAGELAGLADLYVDDAFGAAHRAHASVVALAELLPSAAGRLLQREVEVLSKLLEGPEEPYVAVLGGAKVSDKLGAIASLVDRVDALLVGGAMAFTFLAADGVQVGRSLVEPDRFDDVRRARKLAGERGALIQLPEDVVVAPEARADASRQTVGVDAMPRDQLGLDIGPRTVEEFARTLADARTILWNGPMGVFELEPFSAGTRGVARAVAGAKAFTVVGGGDSLLAVKRLGLEASFGHLSTGGGASLEFLEGRELPGIRVLERG